The genome window AAACGACTTTTCCCACCGTTCCTCCTAGATTTGCAGGCTGTTGGAGATGAACCTTCGGCAACGCAGCACAGGCTTTACCCTATTCGCCGACTATGGCAATTCTGCGACCAGGATAAAAGGCGCGAAACTGCGCCGGGAACGTATTTGAGGCGGGGCGGTCGGCGCCCCATGAAACACGGTATGGCAAAAGGAACTTCTGCTGCGCCGGGTCCGATCGACCGCACGATCGTACTGGTGGGCATGATGGGTGCAGGGAAATCGGCGATCGGCCGGCAATTGGCCCAGCGCCTGAAATTGCCGTTCTACGATGCCGATCACGAAATCGAACGCGCGGCCGACTGCACGATCGCGGAAATCTTCAAGCAGTACGGCGAGGAGTATTTCCGGGCCGGTGAGCGCCGTGTGATCGCGCGGCTGCTGGAGGGTGGCCCCTGCATTCTGGCGACCGGCGGCGGCGCCTTCATGGACCCCGAGACGCGGGCGATGATGAAGGATCGCACACTGACCGTCTGGCTGAATGCCGAGTTCGACGTGCTGTGGGAACGGGTCAGCCGCCGCAGCCACCGACCGCTGTTGCGCACCGAAGACCCGAAGGGCACTCTGCGC of Alphaproteobacteria bacterium contains these proteins:
- a CDS encoding shikimate kinase; translated protein: MAKGTSAAPGPIDRTIVLVGMMGAGKSAIGRQLAQRLKLPFYDADHEIERAADCTIAEIFKQYGEEYFRAGERRVIARLLEGGPCILATGGGAFMDPETRAMMKDRTLTVWLNAEFDVLWERVSRRSHRPLLRTEDPKGTLRRLMEDRYPVYAEADLTVLSDRAPKEETADRVLHAVADHLESQPQ